One Athene noctua chromosome 30, bAthNoc1.hap1.1, whole genome shotgun sequence genomic region harbors:
- the HDAC7 gene encoding histone deacetylase 7 isoform X2: protein MQGQSQAAVNPCTSPRVPQTAPMDLRIGQRVVKPSSDTTLLALKHTQQLQHQLFLASLHHQQVEQLAHQHVRVTMESPHREVEPGQQEQELRQILNKDKSKRSAVASTVVKQKLAEVILKKQQAALERTSNPNPSAMPYRSLEPLDPEGPSPPVLSTFLPPVPSTSLDPPEHFPLRKTASEPNLKVRCKPRKCLDRRKNPLTRKESAPPSLKRRPPEAIDSSPSSSSTPVSGCSSPNDSLPAEHGALPAASGMAHETPLAQRLMMQESSLAQFALPSTASLPAITLGLPATTSARGEADRRPLSSLAHRVPVLNGPVLAGTHSPMFIPAGLEQHEAGSPLSPRLQPVIILEPSVTHTPLVAVPGLGTVPFSFAPSLISAERLSLPGHHKPLGRTRSEPLPQNPKAIQQQLVYQQHHTQFLERLKQQTHLGKRMAKSSEKPRLRQIPSSEDMEAEGTLPEAGTESSDPARARVEPPRPGSGVKESERTQKMMQPQEELVLQQAYLWDSYQRAQQQLLKRQPLADSPMVPTIHAGHRPLSRAQSSPATATVSLPAQDTASKTLSLPVQEQPAKPHFTTGLVYDSVMLKHQCSCGDNSNHPEHAGRIQSIWSRLQERGLRSQCECLRGRKATLEELQCVHSERHVFLYGTNPLNRLKLDNGKLAGILSQRMFVMLPCGGVGVDSDTIWNELHSSNAARWAAGSVTELAFKVATRELKNGFAVVRPPGHHADPSTAMGFCFFNSVAIAARQLQQKGKLSKILIVDWDVHHGNGTQQIFYRDPDVLYISLHRHDDGNFFPGSGAADEVGAGPGEGFNVNVAWTGGLDPPMGDPEYLAAFRTVVMPIAHEFSPDVVLVSAGFDAADGHPPPLGGYKVSAKCFGYMTKQLMSLAGGAIVLALEGGHDLTAICDASEACVSALLGNELDPLPEESMRQKPNPNAVRSLETVIQVQSKYWVAVQRFASKLGCSFLEAQHHEAEEVETVTALASLSVAVMVEKRPQDEPMEEEEPMNQ from the exons CTGCTGTGAACCCGTGCACCTCCCCACGGGTGCCCCAGACCGCCCCCATGGACCTGCGCATCGGGCAGCGCGTCGTCAAGCCCAGCTCTGACACCACTTTGCTGGCCCTGAAGCACacgcagcagctgcagcaccagCTCTTCCTCGCCAGCCTCCACCACCAGCAAGTGGAGCAGCTCGCCCACCAGCACGTGAGG GTGACCATGGAGTCTCCACACCGTGAAGTCGAGCCTGGGCAACAGGAGCAGGAGCTGCGGCAGATCCTCAACAAGGACAAGAGCAAGCGGA GTGCTGTGGCCAGCACAGTGGTGAAGCAGAAGCTGGCTGAGGTCATCCTGAAGAAGCAGCAGGCAGCTTTGGAGAGGACCAGCAACCCCAACCCTTCAGCCATGCCGTACAG GTCTCTGGAACCTCTGGATCCGGAGGGCCCTTCCCCTCCtgtgctcagcaccttcctgccccCCGTCCCCAGCACTTCCCTTGACCCCCCAGAGCATTTTCCACTCCGGAAGACAG CGTCTGAGCCCAACCTGAAGGTGCGTTGCAAGCCCAGGAAGTGCCTTGACCGACGCAAGAACCCCCTGACACGGAAGGAGAGTGCTCCCCCCTCGCTGAAGAGGCGGCCGCCCGAGGCCATCG ACTCCtccccgagcagcagcagcacccccgtgtcgggctgcagctctcccaacGACAGCCTCCCCGCTGAGCACGGagccctccccgccgcctccgGCATGGCCCACGAG ACACCCCTGGCCCAGCGCCTGATGATGCAGGAGAGCTCCCTGGCCCAGTTTGCCCTGCCGAGTACAGCCTCCCTTCCAGCCATCACGCTGGGATTGCCGGCTACCACTAGCGCCAGG gGAGAGGCAGATCGCCgacccctctccagcctggcacaCCGGGTGCCTGTGCTGAACGGACCCGTCCTCGCGGGCACGCACTCGCCCATGTTCATACCTGCTGGCTTGGAGCAGCACGAGGCTGGGAGCCCCTTATCCCCTCGGCTCCAGCCCGTCATCATCCTCGAGCCCTCGGTCACCCACACTCCGCTGGTGGCGG tGCCAGGTCTGGGAACGGTCCCCTTCTCCTTTGCCCCCTCACTCATCTCCGCAGAGCGTCTGTCGCTCCCAGGCCACCACAAACCGCTGGGCAGGACCCGCTCGGAGCCCCTGCCCCAGAACCCCAAGGCCATCCAGCAGCAACTGGTGTACCAGCAGCATCACACCCAGTTCCTGGAGAGACTCAAGCAGCAGACGCACCTGGGGAAG CGCATGGCGAAATCCAGCGAGAAGCCCCGTCTGCGGCAGATCCCCTCCTCGGAGGACATGGAGGCTGAGGGGACGCTCCCGGAGGCCGGGACTGAGAGCAGCGACCCGGCCAGGGCACGCGTGGAGCCCCCGCGGCCGGGGAGCGGCGTGAAGGAGTCCGAGAGGACGCAGAAGATGATGCAGCCTCAAGAGGAGCTTGTCCTACAGCAG GCCTATCTCTGGGATTCCTACCAGCGTgcgcagcagcagctcctcaagAGACAGCCCTTGGCCGACTCCCCCATGGTCCCCACCATCCATGCGGGGCACAGGCCCCTCTCCAGGGCCCAGTCATCTCCTGCCACTGCCACGGTCTCCCTTCCCGCCCAGGATACAGCCTCCAAGACGCTCTCCCTGCCCGTGCAGGAGCAGCCAGCCAAGCCACACTTCACCACAG GGCTGGTTTACGACTCGGTGATGCTCAAGCACCAGTGCTCCTGCGGTGACAACAGCAACCACCCGGAGCACGCGGGCAGGATCCAGAGCATCTGGTCCCGTCTGCAGGAGCGGGGGCTGCGCAGCCAGTGCGAG TGTCTGCGGGGACGCAAGGCCACCCTGGAAGAGCTGCAGTGTGTCCACAGCGAGCGCCACGTCTTCCTCTACGGCACCAACCCCCTCAACCGCCTCAAACTGGACAACGGGAAGCTGGCGG GGATCCTGTCGCAGCGGATGTTCGTCATGCTGCCCTGCGGAGGGGTGGGG GTGGACAGCGATACCATCTGGAACGAGCTGCATTCCTCCAACGCTGCTCGCTGGGCCGCGGGCAGCGTCACCGAGCTGGCCTTCAAGGTGGCCACCAGGGAGCTGAAG AACGGCTTCGCTGTGGTGCGGCCACCCGGACATCACGCGGATCCTTCCACTGCCAT GGGATTCTGCTTCTTTAACTCGGTGGCCAttgctgccaggcagctgcagcagaaagGGAAGCTCAGCAAGATCCTCATTGTGGACTGG gaTGTTCACCACGGCAACGGGACTCAGCAGATCTTCTACAGAGACCCCGACGTTCTCTACATCTCTTTGCATCGTCACGATGACGGCAACTTCTTCCCCGGTAGCGGGGCTGCTGATGAG GTTGGTGCTGGTCCTGGCGAGGGATTTAACGTCAACGTAGCCTGGACTGGAGGGCTCGACCCCCCCATGGGTGACCCTGAGTATCTGGCTGCGTTCAG GACAGTGGTGATGCCGATTGCACACGAATTCTCCCCCGACGTGGTGCTGGTGTCGGCCGGCTTCGACGCAGCTGATGGCCACCCGCCGCCCCTGGGTGGCTACAAAGTCTCTGCTAAAT GCTTTGGCTACATGACGAAGCAGCTGATGAGCCTGGCTGGCGGAGCCATCGTCCTCGCGCTAGAAGGGGGCCATGACCTTACGGCCATCTGCGATGCGTCCGAGGCCTGTGTCTCAGCCCTGCTGGGCAACGAG CTGGACCCTCTCCCAGAAGAAAGCATGAGGCAGAAACCAAACCCCAACGCTGTGCGCTCCTTGGAAACGGTGATCCAGGTCCAGA GTAAATACTGGGTGGCCGTGCAGCGCTTCGCCTCTAAGCTGGGCTGCTCCTTCCTGGAGGCTCAGCACCACGAGGCAGAAGAGGTGGAGACGGTCACAGCCTTGGCCTCCCTCTCGGTGGCCGTGATGGTGGAGAAGAG GCCACAGGACGAGCCgatggaggaagaggagcccATGAACCAGTGA
- the HDAC7 gene encoding histone deacetylase 7 isoform X4: protein MRSGGFPGAELAGCSQSVVLRLKISAALVMFSPSSAVNPCTSPRVPQTAPMDLRIGQRVVKPSSDTTLLALKHTQQLQHQLFLASLHHQQVEQLAHQHVRVTMESPHREVEPGQQEQELRQILNKDKSKRSAVASTVVKQKLAEVILKKQQAALERTSNPNPSAMPYRSLEPLDPEGPSPPVLSTFLPPVPSTSLDPPEHFPLRKTASEPNLKVRCKPRKCLDRRKNPLTRKESAPPSLKRRPPEAIDSSPSSSSTPVSGCSSPNDSLPAEHGALPAASGMAHEGEADRRPLSSLAHRVPVLNGPVLAGTHSPMFIPAGLEQHEAGSPLSPRLQPVIILEPSVTHTPLVAVPGLGTVPFSFAPSLISAERLSLPGHHKPLGRTRSEPLPQNPKAIQQQLVYQQHHTQFLERLKQQTHLGKRMAKSSEKPRLRQIPSSEDMEAEGTLPEAGTESSDPARARVEPPRPGSGVKESERTQKMMQPQEELVLQQAYLWDSYQRAQQQLLKRQPLADSPMVPTIHAGHRPLSRAQSSPATATVSLPAQDTASKTLSLPVQEQPAKPHFTTGLVYDSVMLKHQCSCGDNSNHPEHAGRIQSIWSRLQERGLRSQCECLRGRKATLEELQCVHSERHVFLYGTNPLNRLKLDNGKLAGILSQRMFVMLPCGGVGVDSDTIWNELHSSNAARWAAGSVTELAFKVATRELKNGFAVVRPPGHHADPSTAMGFCFFNSVAIAARQLQQKGKLSKILIVDWDVHHGNGTQQIFYRDPDVLYISLHRHDDGNFFPGSGAADEVGAGPGEGFNVNVAWTGGLDPPMGDPEYLAAFRTVVMPIAHEFSPDVVLVSAGFDAADGHPPPLGGYKVSAKCFGYMTKQLMSLAGGAIVLALEGGHDLTAICDASEACVSALLGNELDPLPEESMRQKPNPNAVRSLETVIQVQSKYWVAVQRFASKLGCSFLEAQHHEAEEVETVTALASLSVAVMVEKRPQDEPMEEEEPMNQ from the exons CTGCTGTGAACCCGTGCACCTCCCCACGGGTGCCCCAGACCGCCCCCATGGACCTGCGCATCGGGCAGCGCGTCGTCAAGCCCAGCTCTGACACCACTTTGCTGGCCCTGAAGCACacgcagcagctgcagcaccagCTCTTCCTCGCCAGCCTCCACCACCAGCAAGTGGAGCAGCTCGCCCACCAGCACGTGAGG GTGACCATGGAGTCTCCACACCGTGAAGTCGAGCCTGGGCAACAGGAGCAGGAGCTGCGGCAGATCCTCAACAAGGACAAGAGCAAGCGGA GTGCTGTGGCCAGCACAGTGGTGAAGCAGAAGCTGGCTGAGGTCATCCTGAAGAAGCAGCAGGCAGCTTTGGAGAGGACCAGCAACCCCAACCCTTCAGCCATGCCGTACAG GTCTCTGGAACCTCTGGATCCGGAGGGCCCTTCCCCTCCtgtgctcagcaccttcctgccccCCGTCCCCAGCACTTCCCTTGACCCCCCAGAGCATTTTCCACTCCGGAAGACAG CGTCTGAGCCCAACCTGAAGGTGCGTTGCAAGCCCAGGAAGTGCCTTGACCGACGCAAGAACCCCCTGACACGGAAGGAGAGTGCTCCCCCCTCGCTGAAGAGGCGGCCGCCCGAGGCCATCG ACTCCtccccgagcagcagcagcacccccgtgtcgggctgcagctctcccaacGACAGCCTCCCCGCTGAGCACGGagccctccccgccgcctccgGCATGGCCCACGAG gGAGAGGCAGATCGCCgacccctctccagcctggcacaCCGGGTGCCTGTGCTGAACGGACCCGTCCTCGCGGGCACGCACTCGCCCATGTTCATACCTGCTGGCTTGGAGCAGCACGAGGCTGGGAGCCCCTTATCCCCTCGGCTCCAGCCCGTCATCATCCTCGAGCCCTCGGTCACCCACACTCCGCTGGTGGCGG tGCCAGGTCTGGGAACGGTCCCCTTCTCCTTTGCCCCCTCACTCATCTCCGCAGAGCGTCTGTCGCTCCCAGGCCACCACAAACCGCTGGGCAGGACCCGCTCGGAGCCCCTGCCCCAGAACCCCAAGGCCATCCAGCAGCAACTGGTGTACCAGCAGCATCACACCCAGTTCCTGGAGAGACTCAAGCAGCAGACGCACCTGGGGAAG CGCATGGCGAAATCCAGCGAGAAGCCCCGTCTGCGGCAGATCCCCTCCTCGGAGGACATGGAGGCTGAGGGGACGCTCCCGGAGGCCGGGACTGAGAGCAGCGACCCGGCCAGGGCACGCGTGGAGCCCCCGCGGCCGGGGAGCGGCGTGAAGGAGTCCGAGAGGACGCAGAAGATGATGCAGCCTCAAGAGGAGCTTGTCCTACAGCAG GCCTATCTCTGGGATTCCTACCAGCGTgcgcagcagcagctcctcaagAGACAGCCCTTGGCCGACTCCCCCATGGTCCCCACCATCCATGCGGGGCACAGGCCCCTCTCCAGGGCCCAGTCATCTCCTGCCACTGCCACGGTCTCCCTTCCCGCCCAGGATACAGCCTCCAAGACGCTCTCCCTGCCCGTGCAGGAGCAGCCAGCCAAGCCACACTTCACCACAG GGCTGGTTTACGACTCGGTGATGCTCAAGCACCAGTGCTCCTGCGGTGACAACAGCAACCACCCGGAGCACGCGGGCAGGATCCAGAGCATCTGGTCCCGTCTGCAGGAGCGGGGGCTGCGCAGCCAGTGCGAG TGTCTGCGGGGACGCAAGGCCACCCTGGAAGAGCTGCAGTGTGTCCACAGCGAGCGCCACGTCTTCCTCTACGGCACCAACCCCCTCAACCGCCTCAAACTGGACAACGGGAAGCTGGCGG GGATCCTGTCGCAGCGGATGTTCGTCATGCTGCCCTGCGGAGGGGTGGGG GTGGACAGCGATACCATCTGGAACGAGCTGCATTCCTCCAACGCTGCTCGCTGGGCCGCGGGCAGCGTCACCGAGCTGGCCTTCAAGGTGGCCACCAGGGAGCTGAAG AACGGCTTCGCTGTGGTGCGGCCACCCGGACATCACGCGGATCCTTCCACTGCCAT GGGATTCTGCTTCTTTAACTCGGTGGCCAttgctgccaggcagctgcagcagaaagGGAAGCTCAGCAAGATCCTCATTGTGGACTGG gaTGTTCACCACGGCAACGGGACTCAGCAGATCTTCTACAGAGACCCCGACGTTCTCTACATCTCTTTGCATCGTCACGATGACGGCAACTTCTTCCCCGGTAGCGGGGCTGCTGATGAG GTTGGTGCTGGTCCTGGCGAGGGATTTAACGTCAACGTAGCCTGGACTGGAGGGCTCGACCCCCCCATGGGTGACCCTGAGTATCTGGCTGCGTTCAG GACAGTGGTGATGCCGATTGCACACGAATTCTCCCCCGACGTGGTGCTGGTGTCGGCCGGCTTCGACGCAGCTGATGGCCACCCGCCGCCCCTGGGTGGCTACAAAGTCTCTGCTAAAT GCTTTGGCTACATGACGAAGCAGCTGATGAGCCTGGCTGGCGGAGCCATCGTCCTCGCGCTAGAAGGGGGCCATGACCTTACGGCCATCTGCGATGCGTCCGAGGCCTGTGTCTCAGCCCTGCTGGGCAACGAG CTGGACCCTCTCCCAGAAGAAAGCATGAGGCAGAAACCAAACCCCAACGCTGTGCGCTCCTTGGAAACGGTGATCCAGGTCCAGA GTAAATACTGGGTGGCCGTGCAGCGCTTCGCCTCTAAGCTGGGCTGCTCCTTCCTGGAGGCTCAGCACCACGAGGCAGAAGAGGTGGAGACGGTCACAGCCTTGGCCTCCCTCTCGGTGGCCGTGATGGTGGAGAAGAG GCCACAGGACGAGCCgatggaggaagaggagcccATGAACCAGTGA